A section of the Pristiophorus japonicus isolate sPriJap1 chromosome 4, sPriJap1.hap1, whole genome shotgun sequence genome encodes:
- the LOC139263329 gene encoding guanine nucleotide-binding protein G(I)/G(S)/G(O) subunit gamma-2, translated as MASNNTASIAQARKMVEQLKMEANIDRIKVSKAAADLMSYCEAHAKEDPLLTPVPASENPFREKKFFCAIL; from the exons ATGGCTAGCAACAACACAGCAAGCATTGCACAAGCCAGAAAGATGGTGGAACAGCTGAAAATGGAAGCCAACATTGATAGAATAAAG GTGTCCAAAGCAGCAGCAGATTTGATGTCTTACTGCGAAGCTCATGCTAAAGAAGACCCTCTACTGACACCGGTTCCTGCATCAGAAAATCCCTTCAGAGAGAAGAAGTTCTTTTGTGCCATCCTGTAA